Genomic segment of Xiphias gladius isolate SHS-SW01 ecotype Sanya breed wild chromosome 16, ASM1685928v1, whole genome shotgun sequence:
CTGGTGTATAATAGACTGTGTGGTTTGCTTCTGTCTCTTCAATAGAGCCTAGTTGTAGACAGACTTGTTGCCCATCGGCTTCCTTTCTGCCATGGAGCTGGTCAGGTTTGGCGTCTGGCTGTGGTTCGGGATGAAGTGACTGATCCTGAGCGGCAGTTAGACCCTCGTCCTCTCACTCCATGGAGAATTGGTTCCACAGCAGGGTTGTACCGTAAGAATAGCAGCTGGTTAGTCATGTTGCAACTTGACCTAACTTGTAATTTGTAGGAGTAAAAGGTAAACAtcagtaaatactgtatttaattggTAACTTGAATGCctgtattttttgaatttttttttttttcttttgtctaaaACATACCAAAAACTCCTGCGAATGAAAATATTCTGCCCACcgtattatatttaaatattttgctcttattttatagaatttattttgttgtatttcactAAAAATAGAATTTGATTTAAGAGGAACATTTTTGtccttgtgttatttttaaagaagatATTGACTGTACAGAGTTCTGCGCCCTGTTTTTTGCCGACTTTTGTTTTGGCCATGGTGTGACGTTGAATTCTGGAGCTACAGTCGCGATGTGGACTTTCACTTTGTGAGGTTTTTTGTGCacagaaatataacaaaaaaaagcattgcgCCCTTAGCAAATAAAGAACATGGAATCTTGCCTGTGTCTCATTTTTACTTGCGGGCACCCAGAGACTGGTCAGTTCTATACACAAGGagcaaataacaattatttttagtCTTGATTATTCGTTGTGATGTTAAACGATAGACAAAATGCCCTTCAGTTTAATAAAGCGCAGGCTGACACATTCAATCTGCTTATCAACCGTATTGTCAAAGAAAACTAAGAAACTAGCACACATTCACTTTTAAGAAGCTACaacgtgtttttgttttgtttttggtttttttgttgtttttttacctttggcATTTTTTGGACTGCTGTCAAAACAGTTGTCAAGAAATATTCTGTCAGTTATATAATTAATAGTAAAGAAATGGGCTCTGATATACACACTAGCTACCTAAATGATATCTCACAGCTCCCCGTTTTTGTGCTGAATTATGTACCAAGTTATGCCGATGTGGTTTGTTAATTCTGCTCTAAATATGAACGTGAGCAGATTCCAGGAGGATAATTTGTTACTCAGGGAGATGTTGATGTGACAGGACATTTTTGGTCATGTGACTCATTTGAGATCCCTGTCATTTTACACATCGATCTCACGTTGGTTTAACTGCTCACAATTTTAAGTTGTCACAAGCCAAATaaagttgggaaccactgcactTTTATATCATCTACAGTCTTGTGAATAGGTCCAGCATCGTCATATGAAGGTCGTCACAACCAAACCTTCTTTCCAGCGGTCCTGATACAGGAGCTCTCCTCGAGCGTCCGTACACTCAGTTGGAAGTTTACTAGGTGAAcagttaaaactaatgcagcaaATCAGACGGGCTggttttgagtatttctgaaactgctgatgtcCTGTGATTTTTTTCGAACACAGCAGTCTCTAGACCTCAGTCAGAACGgtgggaaaaacaaagaacatcCAGCGAGCAGCAGTTCTGCGGACGGAGACACCTTGTCGATGGGAGAGGCCAGAGCAGAATCAGATGAATCTGTATTCCtgcagaggcagcagatggtagggtcagaatgtGTCAATCAATCACGGTTTGAATGCCgcagcctgtctgagtgttgcTGCTGACCACGTGCATCCTTCTATGGCCACAACtgaccatcttctaatggctacttcaaGCATGATGACGCTCCGTGTCACAAAGCAAGAGTCGTCTCCGACTGGTTTCATGAAACATGACAGggagttcagtggacttcagcgGCCTCCCCAGTcgccagatctgaatccagtagaacacctctgggatgtggcagaacgggagattggcagcatgaatgtgcagctggtaaatctgcagaaattacGTGATGCAGTCACGTCAacgtggaccagaatctcaaaggagcGTTTCCAACATCCTGTTGAATCCAGGCCgtgaagaactgaggctgttttgagagcaaagggaggcccttcCCTGTTTTAGTatagtgttcctaataaagtgcccGGTGGGTAAAAGCTATCTGTGTAATGAACATGAGCTTAAATATCAAtgtaagtattttttgttttcaacaaagtattttggaaaatgtcaCGTTAAAAGTCTTCACTCGCGTGAACAGATGGAAACTTTTAcaacaggaagtataatgttgccatgcaACAGGGCTGCAACACGTTTTTTAGCCtacatttgtttacatcttGGAAAATGAAGCCGAATTAGCTAATAACAGTTCATTTTTGTTATGTACTATTAACTAACAatgaattactttgatactgaaaaagtcttaaaaaccAGATGATTATCAGGTCAGTTCTTACACTTATTCACTCAATGAAGTCCTGACTTACACTTGATGTGGGCTGCAAATTGAGCCTCTTGTTTATGTTTGGAAAATTAGTCAGAATTAGCTggtaagttgttttttttaagtgtaccAGTGGATGTACTGACAACTTTCCTGCCTCATTACTCTCTTGTACATTATCTCATAGATATGAGATAAGGGCCCCAATGTTCTTTATTATCCATTAAGATGaatcaacaataaaatatcTTAATGGAGGTATGATTTCAAGCATGAATGATAGTAGCAAGCAGTAGTTTTAACTAGGCGTACCTCAGAAACTAGGCTCTGAACGTAAGGATTACCTGCCATAACAGCCATTTTTCTAGTCACCATTAACTACAATGCTTAAGATCAGACATCATTGGTAGCTCATATAGTGTCAGTCTGGTTTTCCAAATTACCATTTTGGATAGTGGCTCGCaagacatttttacttttcaaaaggaaaacaaaaaaaaaaaaaaaaaaaacactggtgttACTGATAAAATTAACAATGGCTCTAAAATATCcaattgaaatatttcttatatttcgacctgtgtgtgtgtgtgtgtgtgtgtacccaaAAATAAAGCAAGTGAACGGATTCTTTTGGAACAAGTTTTATTATCAAGAAATTCAGATTTAGTTCTCCTTCTCCTGGACGGTCTTTGTTCCACGCAGTCTGCCTGTACGACGGGCAGCGATAAGACCGACCTTGCGACCAGCAGGTGCATCCCTCCTGATTGTTGAGGGTTTGCCAATGTGCTGATGGTTACCACCACCGAAGGGATGCTCAACAGGCTGCGGGGAGAGAGACAAGGGACGTCAGTCTGAGGAACCTTCGTATGTTACACAGGAGTTGCATTCTCACACTGAGACGGGGAACAAAGACCCAGCCTCCAACCTTCTCCACCTTCAGTGTTATGGATGGAGACTTGCAAACGTGACAATGTCTggccatttaaaaatgtgcacatacacaagcaACCAGTATATGAAAAGTGTCTCAAATACTGAAACGCAGTGAGCGCGCCTTTCACTTAACAGTCCAGCCATGAAAAATCTTTATACAACACCTTTCAAGACATTAAGATCTGGTCCTTTAATTATACCCCATCTTAGCTGAAGACGTTACTTTTGCAAAGCGCTTCACATTCAGAAACAAACGTGCACTTTCTTATTGTGAGGGATTTACTAGCATGTAGACACTCAGCAACACGATCCAATCAGGAAAATGTAACGATCTACATTCAACACCTAGTCCTGGTGTCTGTGCCACCTCAGTGGAGACAACAGCCACCAAACTAatgctgcaactaacaattataaCCGATTATTTCTTCAAATTGATCTAGTagttgtctttaaaatgtcagaaaatcacGAAAATtgcagatcacatttttttccccagcatggtgtcttcaaatgtcttggtttttttttccagcaaaaacataccaaaactcaaaattctgtttactgtgataaaacaaagcagaaaatctgATGCATTAAAGATGTGGGAAcaagtcctgtttttttttgttgaaaaattaatcaaacaatgaatcgattagcaaattatattatatgtatttatgcCTATATTGAGTTTGtgggaaaatggcaaaaaaaaaataatctacaaGACGTTAAAGCTCAAtcatcacctccacctcctcgcTGAACAGAAAATCATCCCGTCTGCATCTCTGTCTGCTCCAGATTCACACAACTGAGGCTCCAGCTTTTCCAGCACATTAACAtactttccccttttctttaaTCACAAACTGAATTATTTAAGTCCCTCATTATGAAACCTCTCTCCAGATTCTGCAAACACCGTCAAATCTGACCTACAAGGTAAGGCTGTTTGATGGGACCAACACGTTACACAACCTGAGGCCATATCTATTACCAATGTAACAGAATTGCTACTCTCACTTTGTTATTCTGAAGTTCATAAGATCAGTTTTGCCTGCATAGCATCATGGATAATACAGTTTCTGCATCCTCATGTTCACTTACGTTCATAGCCACACCACGGACACGTGGCCAGCAGTTCCTCTTGGCCTTGTACTTGTGGTAGGCACGACCGGCCTTCAGGATGGGCTTGTCAATACGACCGCCTCCAGCAACCACACCTTTAACAGACAGGGCAGAGCTGGTCAGAGTGTGCACTGGTACAATCACACCGTTCAGTTCACAGACGCCAAATTAACCGCGTGCAACTACGCAGCCCTTGCATTGCAGATAGAGTTAAAAGCAGGTCAGTAAGCGGGCAGTGAGGAAACATCAGCTCCACCAGACACGAAGGGTCCTTACCAACAACAGCTCTGTTGGCAGAGGAGATAACTTTCTTGGAGCCGGAGGGCAGCTTGACTCTGGACTTCTTGGTCTCAGGGTTGTGGGAGATGACTGTGGCGTAGTTTCCTGAAGCGCGGGCCAGCTTGCCTCTGTCGCCGGGTTTCTCCTCCAGGCAGCAGATGATGGTTCCCTCAGGCATTGTTCCAACGGGCAGGACATTACCGATGTTCAGCTGAGCTGTGGGATAAAAGATCGTAGAGGCACGGGTTTCACACTGATACATCGTAAAAACTACCATCCAACAACGTGACCCAAGCTTCGTTTAATTACAAGCACACATTTCAAAGAACCTGCTTTGTTAGCATTATTATCACAATCCCATTTCCGTACTTCCAATGCCACTTCTTATATACTGACAAGTCTAAAACTGTGCCAACTAGGGCTCCAACTGATGATGAATCTGCCATTAAACGTCAGAAATCATTGGAAAAAGCCCATCATAATATCCAAGAGCACAAGGCGACAGTCTAATcctcaaaatatttaattcactaAAATATGCAAGACCACTAAAgaagcaaattctcacatttgagaactttgAGGAATTAAATGTTCCATTTCcgctttaaaaatgttgattgatttatcaaaatagtaaTTTTATAGTATTTTTCCCTTCAACCGACTAATTGTTGCGCAATGCAAAGTTCAATGCAagtaacaaatataaaaaaaaattaaaatttgaggCAGCAGAAATGGATACAAAGCCAAAAGAAAGCTGCCAGAGAGGACGCAGGTGCTGCGCTTAACACCACAGGTGAAATAACCATCACTCACAATGGTCAGTGTCCAAATGTTGCCCATATTTTACAGTTCAGCACTACTCTGTCCCTTTACCACATGCACCTCATTACTTATCATGTGATGGCAACTTTACACGTCA
This window contains:
- the rpl8 gene encoding 60S ribosomal protein L8 isoform X2, translated to MGRVIRGQRKGAGSVFKAHVKHRKGAAKLRHIDFAERHGYIKGIVKDIIHDPGRGAPLAKVCFRDPYRFKKRTELFIAAEGIHTGQFIYCGKKAQLNIGNVLPVGTMPEGTIICCLEEKPGDRGKLARASGNYATVISHNPETKKSRVKLPSGSKKVISSANRAVVGVVAGGGRIDKPILKAGRAYHKYKAKRNCWPRVRGVAMNPVEHPFGGGNHQHIGKPSTIRRDAPAGRKVGLIAARRTGRLRGTKTVQEKEN
- the rpl8 gene encoding 60S ribosomal protein L8 isoform X1 — translated: MTETCIYTMGRVIRGQRKGAGSVFKAHVKHRKGAAKLRHIDFAERHGYIKGIVKDIIHDPGRGAPLAKVCFRDPYRFKKRTELFIAAEGIHTGQFIYCGKKAQLNIGNVLPVGTMPEGTIICCLEEKPGDRGKLARASGNYATVISHNPETKKSRVKLPSGSKKVISSANRAVVGVVAGGGRIDKPILKAGRAYHKYKAKRNCWPRVRGVAMNPVEHPFGGGNHQHIGKPSTIRRDAPAGRKVGLIAARRTGRLRGTKTVQEKEN